From the genome of Psychrobacter sp. M13:
TAATAACCTCAATATACTCATCAGTCTTGTTTATCTGATGAACTGGTTGATTGGTAATAATTTTATTTCGATCTAAACGGTTATATAAGGCATTGATCAAAGCTGCCATACCTCCTTTTAGACGCATTGATGGCGAAGTGCTTTTATAGCCTTGGCTACGTATAGCGGGCTCATGAGCCGAGCGTTCAACCATCATATCGCCCTCTTCAAACTGCTCAAAGCTCTCTAATTGTAGCTCATCGATAAGCTGACCAAGCTGCTGCTGAAAGTCAGGCCAAAACCAAGACGGGCCTAAATCAAAGTTGTCAGCTGATAGGGCTGTTGTCGCGTCAGTATTTGGAGACTCTAAGGGCATATCTGTAGCAGAGCGAGTAGTGATAATGCGACCACCAAGCGTAGGACGAGCTTCTAATAGGATATAGTCAATACCTTTTTTTTCTAATAATAGGGCCGCGTACAGACCACTTAGTCCACCGCCTACAATCGCAACAGAAGCTTGCTTCATCTCAAAATCCTTTATTAAAACCGATTAAAATATTATGACTACTCTTATCTACTCATTTAATAGCGCTGCGATATCCGTATGTTTTATCTGCGCTAGATATCCCGTTTTAAGATAGACAGTGACGCCCTTTAAGCCTGCGCTTATTTGTGGAAGTGTGCCTATAGGAAAGCGTAGCCAACTGCCAGACTTATAAGTCTGCTTGTTTTCAATCAGCTCACCTGCGATCACTAGCAGCTCCACGCCGCCTACTACTTCGGTCATAAACAGTGGCTGGCTTGCAGTCAGTCGCTGTAGGCTCACTTGCTCATCGTCATCAGAGAATAGCGGACAAATCTGACGATCGCCTTGTAACTGCCAGTTGCTATCGTCTGTAGTGTCGATAGCCACATGCTGGTGCTCATCAGTAGACATCTGCCAGAGTTTGACAAAAATGGTAGCACCTTTGACACTATAAGGCTGGTGCCCTGATGTCGGTGGATTGCGTATATACCAGCCTATGGGATAATCGGTATCATCCGCAGAAAAAGTACCTGATAGTACGAGTATCTCCTCGCCACCAGGATGCAAATGATGGGGAAAGTATGAGTCGGGCGCATAGCGTACAATACTGGTAGCACGGGCTTTTTCTGCGCCTACTCGATCAAGCATGACGCGCTCAACGCCTTTTTGTGGTGAATCAACCCACTGATAGTCCTCAAAGGCTAATGCTGCACGTTGTGAAAAGTCGGCATTAATAAGCATAAGTTTTTCCAAAAAAGCGGTTAGTAGGGTTAACAATTTATTTGTATCGCTAGTCATTGTTAGCGCGACTTAGCCCTTCAAAGTAGTAGGCAAAGCCAGTATCATAGCTATCATTTATTGATCATAACAAAAGGAAAATCAAGTGTCACAGGCTCAGCTCTCTAGTCATATCACTACTCTTAAACAAGATCAGCGCACTGTCCTAAAAGCCCTCACTATCATAGGTTATTTAGAAGGTACTTCATTTTTACTACTGCTCGGTATTGCCATGCCATTAAAGTATATGATGGGTATTGAAGAGGCTGTAAAGTATATCGGTATGGGTCATGGCGTCTTGTTTATAGCCTATATCGTTATACTCATGACAGTGGTCACTAAAATAAAAACACCACTATGGGCCATGCCTATCGGTGTAATCGGTTCATTCTTGCCATTTGGGCCTTTTATATTTGACCATTTTTTAAAGAAAAGCCTTCAATAAAGTATAAAAAATCCAGTGTCAAACGCTTAGTCTAAACGTCTAACACTGGATTCATAAAGCTTGAAGCTAATTAATTAAACCGATTACTCTTGATCTAACTTATCGATCATACCTTGATATTTATCTTTTTTGGCAGCGATCTTTTTGCGGCGCTCTTCTGCGGTAGCGATTAGATTTTTAGCGATATCTAAGCTCTTATCAAAAGCGGCTAATTCCATATCTACGGCATCTAGCAATTTACCAAGCATCATAGCAGTCGCTTTTTCAGAGACATCATGCTTCATGTCTACCGCGTCAGATTTAAAATCTTCTCTTAGCTTAGTTGCCCATTGATAGATACCAGCCATCGTTATACCAGACTTATCATCTTCGTCAGAGCTGTCTTTATCATTGGCTTTCTTATCAGACTTTTTGTTATCTTTATTTTTCTTGTCTGATTTGTCAGACTTATCTTCTTTTGATTTGCTATCTTTATCTGATTCTTTGTCATCATTACCAAGCTTAGCATCGGTGTCAACTTCTAGATCATGTTCAGCATTGTACTCTTCAAAATCGCCATCTTCATAAACGACAGTATCGTCTTTTACCACTTCTACACCAGTTACTGCGTTATTCTGCACTGATTTTTTATCTTCATTTTTGTTTGACATAATTTGGAATCCTTATAGGGTTAGCATTTAGATATTAGCTACGATAAACATTGATTCGCCGATAGTAAGCTGATGCTATTATTTAAGCAATAGCCGGTTATAAATCTACCTTGCAAGCGCCACAGAAGGAAACATAGCAGTACTATCCGTTTACAAACTATCTTTACAAATTTTGTATCTTAGCTAAATAATTTACTGCTCTTGCCACTGTAGCCAAAGCCTAGTATCCAGCTCAAACTGATGATAATCGGGCTCCATATGACAGCAGAGTTGATAGAAGGCTTTATCGTGATCTTTTTGTTTAAAATGCGCCAGCTCATGCACAACTATCATCTTTAAGAACTCAGGTGGCGCTTTTTTAAATAGGCTGGCGACCGTAATACTATTATGGGATTTAAGCTTGCTACCTTGTACTCGCGACTGAAAGGTGTGAATACCTAATGCCTGATTCAGTACCGCAAGCTTACTGTTATAACTGACTTGGGTGAGTGAGCCACTTTTACGCATATATTGATTTTTGATCTCATTAATATACTGATATAGCGCTTTATCGCTTTGTACCTCATGACTGGTTGGATAGTTTTTGTGAATATAATCGCCTAGCGTTCCTGTGCTAATCATTTGCGCCGCTTGAGTTTGAATATGCTCAGGATAATGGGCGATATACTTTAGGGTGGGTGAAGTCACGGAATTATCCTTATTTCTTAATACTGTTTTTTAGCTTGGAATATCGATACTTTTAGGTAAATGTAGCTCAATACGTAATTTGGGCAAGTCTTGCAGATGCTCAATTAGTAGGGGCAAGGTAATAGACTGCCACTCTAAAGGCACTGTATTAGTAATGCTCAGATCAGTATCGCTTATTGCACTGTTAGACGAATTGCTGACAGTCTGGTTGCTAGAGATAAGCGGCCGCGTCAATATGGACATTTTGCGGATGCCTTTATAGCGTATCAACGGCATAAGCTGCTGACCTAAATCATTAAGAGCCGCAACTAGCCAGCGCTTACGAGTAGGATGATAAGGGTGATCAGATATGACAAGATTGGCAATATAAATAGGCTGATTGTTATTAGAATTAGCACTCAGTCCTGCGCGTTCATGCTCGCGTTTATGGAGCAGACAGCCACCGACTGATAGGCTACCATCACGGCAGGCGCGATGATAGCGCTGATAGTTATCAGGATATAGCGTCTTACAGCGTGTCAATACTGGATCGAGTAATATGCCAGCGCTATTAACGGGCAATAATAATACTTGTGCCTTGCTATTCAAAATAGGGCTATGAGTTTGCTCGATAATAGCTATGGTATTTACCTCCCAATACTTATACCAAATCCAAAAGGTGCGATTGACATTGTTAAACTCAGCCTACTAGATATAGTGCTTGTCTAAGTTTGTCGTGCCACTCTAGTTTTGGAAATGGTATCACCTAGTTCTTAAACTTTTAATTTCTAAACTTTACCGTGCCGCTGGTGCCTGTTGCCATAGCATCACGAGCCAGCTGATCTTCAGCGTTGTTTTTGGCGCTTATTGAATCAGGATCAGGACGATGCTCGCTATGTCCGCACTGCGTACATTCAATGTATTCATCAGGCGTCGGATCAGTAATATTGACTTGTACTACCGCATCTATCGCCTGACACTTAGGACAGCTAACACCTGCTAAAAACCGACGTTTGGGCTGTGGTGATTGATAGCGCATCTAGCTGGCCGCCTTATCAACGCTAGCATCATTAAAGCCGCTATGACGTAGCAAGGCGTCGATACTGGCGCTGCGTCCACGGAAGTTCTCAAAGTTAGTCTTGGCAGGCAAGCTACCACCCACTGAGAGCACAGTATCGCGGAACGCTTTGCCTGTAGTAGCATTAAAGATACCTTCTTCTTCAAATTTGCTAAAAGCATCAGCTGATAGTAGCTCGGCCCACTTATACGAGTAATAGCCTGCCGCATAGCCACCGGCAAAGATATGACTAAAGCCATTAGCGAAGCGGTTATATTCTGGCGTTTCTGTAATAGCGATATCATCGCGTACTGACTCTAACGTTTGCAAAATACCCTCGTAATCAAGCGCTGGCGTCTGCGCGTGAATCAGCAAATCAAACAATGAAAATTCAATCTGACGTAAGGTTTGCATACCGCTCTGAAAGTTTTTGGCAGCTAGTAGCGCGTCAAGCTTGTCTTGCGGTAATGGCTCGCCAGTTTCAACATGGCTACTGATCAGCGCAATACCCTCAGCATCCCACGCCCAGTTTTCCATAAACTGACTTGGCAGCTCAACGGCATCCCACTCAACGCCATTGACGCCAGCGACATCACCGACACTCACTTGGGTCAATAAATGATGCAGCCCATGACCGAACTCATGGAACAAGGTTAACACTTCATTATGAGTCAGTAAGCTGGGCTTACCTGCCAGCGCTGGAGTAAAGTTACCGACCATAAAGCACACGGGTAGCTGATCATAGCCCTCAATATCATGACTATAACGCGCTTGAAAACCGCTCATCCAAGCACCGCCACGTTTACCGCTGCGAGCGAATAGATCAAAATAAAAGCCGCCGACTAAGCTATCATCAGCATCAAACAATTGATAAAAGTGCACATCGTCATGCCAGAGCGTGGCGATATTAGTCGTTTCGTTTTGTCCAGTTTGTTGCTCTTTTACGGTAATACCATATAAACGCTCAACGATAGCAAATAGCCCATCGAGAACTTTTGGCAAAGGGAAATAAGGGCGAATCTCTTCTTGTGATAAGCTGAATTTGCTTTGCTTCACCTTTTCAGCGATATAAGCATTATCCCAAGGTTGCAAATCATCAATACCATAGTCTTTGGCACTGTCTTGCAGCTGCTCTAGATCCTGTTTAGCAGTCGGTGTAGCTTGCACGGCTAAATCGCGTAAAAATTTCTCAACCTCGGCGACATTGTCCGCCATCTTCGTCGATAGCGAGACTTGTGAATAATTGTCAAAGCCTAATAGCTTCGCCTTTTGCTCGCGAAGATCTAATATCTCACTCATGATATCAGCGTTATTCAGTGACTCGCCCTGAGCATTGATATGTTTATCAAACTCTGAGGCACGGGTAACATAAGCATGATATAGCGTTTTGCGTAGCTCGCGATCATCAGCATGAGTCATCACCGCGATATATACAGGAATATTTAAGCTGGCGACATAATAAGGGCTAGGCAAATCATCGATTTCAGCTTGGGTTAGCTCCTCTTTTTCTAGCATTCGAACTTTGTACTGCTCACCTGTATCAGCCAACAATCCAAGTCCACTTTCAGTGATACCCGCCAATTGTGATTGCTCAATAGGTAGCATAAAAGCTTGGGTGGCATCTAATATATTATCTGAAAATTTCGCTGACAAAGTCGATAGTTTACTTTGAATCGCGGCAAAATTATCTTGCTCAGCCTTAGGTAGTGCCACTCCTGATAACTCAAACTTTTGAATAGCTAGCTCAATAGCACGAGCGCGCGCAAGCTCTAACTGGTCAAAGAATGCCTTGTCATTCTTGATGGTTTGATAACGATCAAATAGCGGTTGATGTTGCCCAACGCGCGTACCATAAGCCGATAGAGTCGGCAGCAGCTCATGATGGATATGACGTATCTCATCGTTACTCATCACGCTATTGAGATGCGATAAGATACCCCAATTGCGATCTAAGGCCAGATTGATATGATCAAAGCTCATCACGTCATCTAGCGCTTGCTCAGCACTGATTGGCGTAAAGTCTTTATCTTGAAATACCGACAGCGTATCTAAGAATTCATTAGATTGATCAATGGCGTCTATCACTTGAGCCTGTAGCTCAGTAGGCTCGGTCGCTGCAAAGTCAACGAGATTCAAGTTTTGATAAGTCATAACAGTAGTCATAAGAAGTCCAAAGGCAGTAAAAGGTAAGAATAGTAGTAGTTGAATAGGTATAGAGAATCAAAATGTTACGCTATAAAGCAAATAGGGTTAGTAAAAGCATGTTAACTATTAATCATGTTAACTATCAATAAGTAAAAGTGCTGAATGAATAAGAAATGGGTATGTTTGACTTCGAATACAACCTAATACAATAGTCCTAATGCTTAATCAAAACAAATTGTCGTCTTTAAGAATGTTTCTCAATATACAATAGTGATGGACACGCTTACAAAGCATATCATTTGCTTGCAAACTAACTCTATAGCAAAGATGCTGAACTTGTTAGGCTAGTAAATAGAGTCAAACAACAATTGAATAAAAAATGACTTTGTAGGATACTCAATAGAACGAGTCTAATTACTTATAGCTATTTATATTACTTGTAGCTCTTTAGAATCACTAAAAAAGTATTTTAGATAAGTTCATCGGCTAATCACACATGGGTCAACCATCTGTTATATAGTCTTTTATTATTGAGTTATTCGATACTGAGCGGATTAGAAGTTAATCAGCAATTAAAGATAATAAAACTAGGAGCATACTTTATGAAAGCAACTCTCAAAAGTTTACGTGAATCTAAAGCCAATCCAGCGGTAAGTATTTTTGTAAAAACACACCGTGAGCATCCTGCTAATGAACAAGATCCTATTGCCCTCAAAAACCAACTCAAAGTCGCCGAAGATCGTCTGAATAAAGAATACGATAAAAATACAGCATCGACTATCTTAGCGCACATTCACAAAGTTACCGAAGATTTGAATCATAATTATAACCTCGATACATTAGCTATTTTTGCTAGTACTGATGATGTTCAGCTGATTCGTATGCCACTTGATACCAAAGAGCGTGTAGTGATATCAGATAGCTTTGCTACTCGTGATCTCGTCCGTGATATGGCAAGTGCCGTACATTTTTATGCTGTAGTGTTGACGGGTGACGTTGCTCGCTTAATTGAAGCCTCAAATGATCGTGTGGTCATGGAGTTTGATAAAGACTCAGATAAGCAAAACAATATGGAAAACATTCCATTCCCAATTGATAATAATGGCTTATACAAGACCAGCGATGGCGGCTCTGACCGTTCAGCGAATAACGAGAGCGCTCATCTAAAAGAGTACTTCAACCAAGTTGATAAGAGCGTCCAAGAGCTATGGGGCGAGCATAAAATGCCGCTTGTGGTTATCGGTGATACCAAAAACGTTGGTTACTATAAAGAAGTCTGTGACCGTCCAGAGAATATCATTGCAACGGTAACCAATGTTACTCGTCTTGATGATGGCAGCGCTCAGCACATTATCGATGGGGTACAAGAGGCGATAGAAGAGTATCGTAGCTCGCTACATATGCAGGCGATGGGTGAGATTGATAAAGCTCGTGGCGCTAATATGCTACGTACGGACTTACAAGAAGTCTATCAGGGAGCATTCCAAGGTGCAGGCGAGACCTTGTATGTGCGTCGCTGGTATATTCAACCTGCCAAAATCGATGAAAAAGCGCAGACATTAGCCTTAGTAGATGATGCTGCTGGCGAAGGCGTAACTGATGATGCTATCGGTGTCATTATTGAACATGTCATTCATAATGGTGGCGATGTTATCTTCTTACCAGAAGAGATTATGGGCGCTGATCAGCCTATAGCTTTAGTGACTCGCTATTAATTAGGTTATCTCAAGCATAGACAGATCTAAAGTAGAGCATTGATTCACTAAGGATCAATGCTCTTTTAGTTTAAAGACATGCTCTAGTACTAAATCACATATTTTATTTCATAAAGGTATCGATAATGATTATCCCTAATAATGCTATTGGTCATAAAATCAAAAGTGCGCAGGCGTTTGTCTCATTAATACTACGTGGTGGACGTGGAGTGATGGGTACCGCCAATCCCATGCAACCTGAGAAATCACTGGTCTTATACGAATTTGAGGCCTGTCCATATTCACGCCGCGTCCGTGAAGTCATGACATTGCTCAATCTTGACTATGAGAGTCGCCCAAGCCCGCACAAAGGCCATGTCTATCGTGACGAGCTAAAAGAGCTGGCAGGTAAGGCACAAGTACCGTTCTTGATTGACGAAAACAATGTGGATGGTGCTAAC
Proteins encoded in this window:
- a CDS encoding M3 family metallopeptidase → MTTVMTYQNLNLVDFAATEPTELQAQVIDAIDQSNEFLDTLSVFQDKDFTPISAEQALDDVMSFDHINLALDRNWGILSHLNSVMSNDEIRHIHHELLPTLSAYGTRVGQHQPLFDRYQTIKNDKAFFDQLELARARAIELAIQKFELSGVALPKAEQDNFAAIQSKLSTLSAKFSDNILDATQAFMLPIEQSQLAGITESGLGLLADTGEQYKVRMLEKEELTQAEIDDLPSPYYVASLNIPVYIAVMTHADDRELRKTLYHAYVTRASEFDKHINAQGESLNNADIMSEILDLREQKAKLLGFDNYSQVSLSTKMADNVAEVEKFLRDLAVQATPTAKQDLEQLQDSAKDYGIDDLQPWDNAYIAEKVKQSKFSLSQEEIRPYFPLPKVLDGLFAIVERLYGITVKEQQTGQNETTNIATLWHDDVHFYQLFDADDSLVGGFYFDLFARSGKRGGAWMSGFQARYSHDIEGYDQLPVCFMVGNFTPALAGKPSLLTHNEVLTLFHEFGHGLHHLLTQVSVGDVAGVNGVEWDAVELPSQFMENWAWDAEGIALISSHVETGEPLPQDKLDALLAAKNFQSGMQTLRQIEFSLFDLLIHAQTPALDYEGILQTLESVRDDIAITETPEYNRFANGFSHIFAGGYAAGYYSYKWAELLSADAFSKFEEEGIFNATTGKAFRDTVLSVGGSLPAKTNFENFRGRSASIDALLRHSGFNDASVDKAAS
- a CDS encoding DUF3817 domain-containing protein produces the protein MSQAQLSSHITTLKQDQRTVLKALTIIGYLEGTSFLLLLGIAMPLKYMMGIEEAVKYIGMGHGVLFIAYIVILMTVVTKIKTPLWAMPIGVIGSFLPFGPFIFDHFLKKSLQ
- a CDS encoding cupin domain-containing protein; this translates as MLINADFSQRAALAFEDYQWVDSPQKGVERVMLDRVGAEKARATSIVRYAPDSYFPHHLHPGGEEILVLSGTFSADDTDYPIGWYIRNPPTSGHQPYSVKGATIFVKLWQMSTDEHQHVAIDTTDDSNWQLQGDRQICPLFSDDDEQVSLQRLTASQPLFMTEVVGGVELLVIAGELIENKQTYKSGSWLRFPIGTLPQISAGLKGVTVYLKTGYLAQIKHTDIAALLNE
- a CDS encoding YgjP-like metallopeptidase domain-containing protein yields the protein MISTGTLGDYIHKNYPTSHEVQSDKALYQYINEIKNQYMRKSGSLTQVSYNSKLAVLNQALGIHTFQSRVQGSKLKSHNSITVASLFKKAPPEFLKMIVVHELAHFKQKDHDKAFYQLCCHMEPDYHQFELDTRLWLQWQEQ
- a CDS encoding YheV family putative metal-binding protein, which translates into the protein MRYQSPQPKRRFLAGVSCPKCQAIDAVVQVNITDPTPDEYIECTQCGHSEHRPDPDSISAKNNAEDQLARDAMATGTSGTVKFRN